One segment of Agrococcus sp. ProA11 DNA contains the following:
- a CDS encoding RNA-binding protein: MLRDALEHLVKGIVDRPDEVRVGARDTPRGEVLEVRVHPEDLGRVIGRRGRTAGALRTVMGALPGGRRVRVDVVDTDR, translated from the coding sequence ATGCTGCGCGATGCACTCGAGCACCTGGTGAAGGGGATCGTCGATCGCCCCGATGAGGTGCGCGTGGGCGCGCGCGACACACCGCGCGGCGAGGTCCTCGAGGTGCGCGTGCACCCCGAGGACCTCGGCCGCGTCATCGGGCGCCGCGGTCGCACTGCCGGCGCCCTGCGCACCGTGATGGGTGCGCTCCCCGGAGGACGCCGCGTCCGCGTGGACGTGGTGGACACCGATCGCTAG
- the rimM gene encoding ribosome maturation factor RimM (Essential for efficient processing of 16S rRNA), whose product MPARTQLRVGRLARAHGLKGAIKVELYTDDPGRRFVPGARFALQVPTSSKWHGKSLELLELRVYNGSPVAFFEGVTDRTEAESLVKAVLWVEQDPTELPVEPDAWYVHQLAGLEVWRDGSRIGRVVRVDAMPAQDMLIVDHGGTEVMVPFVKAIVPEVDLRAGRLTVTPPPGLFEELEPDDDASPEAEADAEAPGDADGATASDQA is encoded by the coding sequence GTGCCCGCGCGCACACAGCTGCGCGTCGGACGGCTTGCACGGGCCCACGGGCTCAAGGGCGCGATCAAGGTCGAGCTCTACACCGACGATCCCGGTCGACGCTTCGTCCCGGGCGCGCGGTTCGCGCTGCAGGTGCCCACGTCGTCGAAGTGGCACGGCAAGTCGCTCGAGTTGCTCGAGCTGCGCGTCTACAACGGCAGCCCGGTCGCCTTCTTCGAGGGCGTCACCGACCGCACCGAGGCCGAGTCCCTCGTGAAGGCGGTGCTGTGGGTCGAGCAGGATCCCACCGAGCTCCCGGTCGAGCCGGACGCCTGGTACGTGCACCAGCTCGCCGGCCTCGAGGTCTGGCGCGATGGCAGCCGCATCGGCCGCGTCGTGCGCGTCGACGCGATGCCCGCGCAGGACATGCTGATCGTCGACCACGGCGGCACCGAGGTCATGGTGCCGTTCGTGAAGGCGATCGTGCCGGAGGTCGACCTGCGAGCCGGCCGCCTCACCGTCACGCCGCCCCCTGGGCTGTTCGAGGAGCTCGAGCCCGACGACGACGCGTCGCCCGAGGCGGAGGCCGACGCGGAGGCGCCCGGCGACGCTGACGGGGCAACGGCCTCCGATCAGGCGTAG
- the trmD gene encoding tRNA (guanosine(37)-N1)-methyltransferase TrmD: protein MRIDIVTIFPEFFGVLDVSLLGKARRERLLELGVHDLRAWTHDRHRTVDDTPYGGGAGMVMKPEPWGEALDELLGADEAADAVVVFPSPAGVPFTQALARELAAEPHLVFACGRYEGIDARVADYAATRARVLEVSLGDYVLNGGEVAAMAMIEAIGRLVPGVVGNPDSLVEESHEAGLLEHPSYTKPQVWRGLEVPAVLRSGNHAHVAAWRHEQALERTRRVRPDLLARDDHDR from the coding sequence ATGCGGATCGACATCGTCACGATCTTCCCCGAGTTCTTCGGGGTGCTCGACGTCTCGCTGCTCGGCAAGGCCCGCCGCGAGCGGCTGCTCGAGCTCGGCGTGCACGATCTGCGTGCGTGGACGCACGACCGGCACCGCACGGTCGACGACACGCCGTACGGCGGCGGCGCCGGCATGGTGATGAAGCCGGAGCCGTGGGGCGAGGCGCTCGACGAGCTGCTCGGGGCCGACGAGGCCGCGGATGCGGTGGTGGTGTTCCCGTCCCCGGCGGGCGTGCCCTTCACGCAGGCGCTCGCGCGCGAGCTGGCGGCCGAGCCGCACCTGGTCTTCGCGTGCGGCCGCTACGAGGGCATCGACGCCCGCGTCGCCGACTACGCCGCGACCCGGGCGCGCGTGCTCGAGGTGAGCCTCGGCGACTACGTGCTCAACGGCGGCGAGGTCGCTGCGATGGCGATGATCGAAGCGATCGGGCGACTCGTCCCCGGCGTGGTCGGCAATCCCGACAGCCTCGTCGAGGAGAGCCACGAGGCCGGGCTGCTCGAGCATCCCTCGTACACGAAGCCGCAGGTGTGGCGGGGGCTCGAGGTGCCCGCGGTGCTGCGCAGCGGCAATCACGCGCACGTCGCGGCGTGGCGGCACGAGCAGGCGCTGGAGCGCACCCGGCGCGTGCGGCCCGACCTGCTCGCGCGCGACGACCACGACCGCTAG
- the rplS gene encoding 50S ribosomal protein L19 — protein sequence MHILDKVDAASLKSDIPDFRPGDNVKVHVNIIEGSRSRVQVFQGVVIGRSGHGVRETFTVRKVSFQVGVERTFPVHSPVVDKIEVVSRGDVRRAKLYYLRGLRGKAAKIREKRFN from the coding sequence ATGCACATCCTCGACAAGGTCGACGCAGCAAGCCTCAAGTCCGACATCCCTGACTTCCGCCCCGGCGACAACGTCAAGGTGCACGTCAACATCATCGAGGGCTCGCGCTCGCGAGTCCAGGTGTTCCAGGGCGTCGTGATCGGCCGCTCGGGTCACGGCGTGCGCGAGACGTTCACCGTCCGCAAGGTCTCCTTCCAGGTCGGCGTCGAGCGCACCTTCCCGGTGCACTCGCCGGTGGTCGACAAGATCGAGGTCGTGAGCCGCGGCGACGTGCGCCGTGCGAAGCTCTACTACCTGCGCGGTCTGCGCGGCAAGGCGGCCAAGATCCGCGAGAAGCGCTTCAACTGA
- the lepB gene encoding signal peptidase I produces MTHSVGAGEASRSDGTARRGRGVLLFLRDIVVIFLVALLISFLVKTFLIRPFWIPSESMNDTLQVDDRIIVSLLTPTVVAVEHGDVIVFEDPGGWLPEQQQEPETGIAGTLDWFLTFVGLAPEDEHGYLIKRVIGLPGDTVECCNDFGQLLVNGVPIDEPYLRLDQQGQPASSMTFDVTVPEGNLWVMGDNRNHSGDSRAHMDAPGGGFVPMQSVVGRAIVISWPVERWTWLDDYPQSFVGVEPQGAESRLHPPQAAR; encoded by the coding sequence ATGACGCATTCGGTCGGGGCCGGCGAGGCGAGCCGCAGCGACGGCACTGCCCGCCGTGGACGCGGCGTGCTGCTGTTCCTGCGCGACATCGTCGTCATCTTCCTCGTCGCGCTGCTGATCTCGTTCCTGGTCAAGACGTTCCTCATCCGACCGTTCTGGATCCCGTCGGAATCGATGAACGACACGCTGCAGGTCGACGACCGGATCATCGTCAGCCTGCTGACGCCGACGGTCGTCGCGGTGGAGCACGGGGACGTGATCGTGTTCGAGGATCCAGGCGGCTGGCTGCCCGAGCAGCAGCAGGAGCCCGAGACCGGCATCGCCGGAACCCTCGACTGGTTCCTGACGTTCGTGGGCCTCGCGCCCGAGGACGAGCACGGCTACCTCATCAAGCGCGTCATCGGGCTGCCCGGCGACACCGTGGAGTGCTGCAACGACTTCGGGCAGCTGCTCGTCAACGGGGTGCCCATCGACGAGCCCTACCTGCGTCTCGACCAGCAGGGCCAGCCCGCGAGCTCGATGACGTTCGACGTCACCGTCCCCGAGGGCAACCTGTGGGTGATGGGCGACAACCGCAACCACTCGGGCGACTCGCGCGCCCACATGGATGCGCCCGGTGGCGGATTCGTGCCCATGCAGTCGGTCGTCGGTCGCGCCATCGTCATCTCCTGGCCGGTCGAGCGCTGGACCTGGCTCGACGACTATCCGCAGTCGTTCGTCGGTGTCGAGCCCCAGGGGGCGGAGAGCCGGCTGCACCCGCCGCAGGCGGCGCGCTGA
- a CDS encoding ribonuclease HII → MAVSPKLEVEQGLWAHAPCVIGMDEVGRGALAGPVSVGALALGADCGPWPEHLRDSKTMTPLRRAATAPHVRAWGVSAVGHASNEEIDRLGLTVALGLAGRRALVGLHAAGIDVPSSAILLDGTFDWLAPALRAPLRTTLRAKADRDCASVSGAALVAKVERDDRMVEADAQHPGYGWASNKGYGSAAHMSAIATLGPSALHRQTWLH, encoded by the coding sequence ATGGCGGTGTCGCCCAAGCTCGAGGTCGAGCAGGGCCTGTGGGCGCACGCGCCATGCGTGATCGGCATGGACGAGGTCGGCAGGGGAGCGCTTGCGGGGCCGGTGAGCGTCGGCGCCCTCGCGCTCGGCGCCGATTGCGGTCCGTGGCCAGAGCATCTGCGCGACTCGAAGACCATGACGCCGCTGCGCCGCGCCGCCACCGCACCGCACGTGCGAGCGTGGGGCGTGAGCGCGGTCGGGCACGCATCCAACGAGGAGATCGACCGCCTCGGGCTCACCGTGGCGCTCGGGCTCGCGGGCAGGCGGGCGCTCGTCGGCCTGCACGCCGCAGGCATCGACGTGCCGTCCTCCGCCATCCTGCTCGACGGCACCTTCGACTGGCTCGCCCCGGCGCTCCGCGCGCCGCTGCGCACGACGCTGCGGGCGAAGGCCGATCGCGACTGCGCCTCGGTCTCGGGCGCGGCACTGGTCGCGAAGGTGGAGCGCGACGACCGGATGGTCGAGGCCGACGCCCAGCACCCCGGCTACGGGTGGGCATCCAACAAGGGCTACGGCTCGGCCGCGCACATGTCGGCGATCGCGACGCTCGGCCCGAGCGCGCTGCATCGGCAGACCTGGCTGCACTGA
- a CDS encoding DUF2469 domain-containing protein, whose translation MEPEDIEDYDREVELALFKEYRDVVGMFKHVVETERRFYLANDVKITRHDAGTDFYFELELTDVWVWDIYRSDRFIKSARILTFKDVNVEELASRDLELPKDLAIEE comes from the coding sequence GTGGAACCCGAGGACATCGAAGACTACGACCGCGAGGTCGAACTCGCCCTGTTCAAGGAGTATCGCGACGTCGTCGGCATGTTCAAGCACGTGGTCGAGACCGAGCGCCGCTTCTACCTCGCGAACGACGTGAAGATCACCCGCCACGACGCGGGCACCGACTTCTACTTCGAGCTCGAGCTCACGGACGTCTGGGTCTGGGACATCTACCGCTCCGACCGCTTCATCAAGTCCGCGCGCATCCTCACCTTCAAGGACGTCAACGTGGAGGAGCTCGCCTCGCGCGATCTGGAGCTGCCGAAGGACCTCGCGATCGAGGAGTGA
- a CDS encoding YraN family protein has protein sequence MRAKDRLGLDGEAAASLHLERAGMRIVDRRWRCAHGELDIVAVDGETIVFVEVKTRRDIAFGHHFEAITPAKVRRLRALAGLWLQASGERGPVRLDAVAVIAPRSGSWRVEHLRGIS, from the coding sequence ATGCGAGCGAAGGATCGGCTGGGCCTGGACGGCGAGGCAGCCGCGAGCCTGCACCTCGAACGAGCGGGCATGCGCATCGTCGACCGTCGCTGGCGCTGCGCCCACGGTGAGCTCGACATCGTCGCGGTCGATGGCGAGACCATCGTCTTCGTCGAGGTGAAGACCAGGCGCGACATCGCCTTCGGCCACCACTTCGAGGCGATCACGCCCGCCAAGGTGCGACGGCTCCGCGCCCTCGCCGGGCTCTGGCTGCAGGCGAGCGGTGAGCGCGGGCCCGTGCGACTGGATGCGGTCGCGGTCATCGCTCCGCGCTCCGGGAGCTGGCGGGTCGAGCACCTGCGGGGCATCTCGTGA
- a CDS encoding YifB family Mg chelatase-like AAA ATPase → MSGFGRAQCVALRGLAGIGVQIEVHASSGLPAVVIVGLPGPAVQQARHRTWSAISRMGLTAPTGRVVINLTPASLPKAGTHFDLAMAIAVLRASGVVPADDGRTALLGELGLDGRLRPVAGTLPFARAAAEAGMTRLVVPSASVDEASLVGGLRVQGAPSLAHAAALLGAELDPAPVDPVPGDPVPQRPHETVDLADVVGNRDAVEALEIAAAGAHHLMMVGPPGAGKTMLAMRLPGILPSLTQQQALEVASLRSLCGVAVPSALDLVPPFEHPHHTATGVALIGGGSGVIRPGAAARASHGVLFLDEAPEFPRAVLDMLRQPLESGTITVDRAAGSATFPACFQLLLAANPCPCGLFGTGECTCAPQQRRRYFGRLSGPLLDRIDLQVRVDRATVGVADPGASEQRRSTAEAAGRVGEARARAARRLQGTAWTAMGHVPGAWLRKHLPLDAPLLAPLERALESGVLTMRGLDRAVRVAWTMADLDGAAAPARAHIGRALALRKGIPA, encoded by the coding sequence GTGAGCGGCTTCGGGCGCGCCCAGTGCGTCGCGCTCCGCGGGCTCGCGGGGATCGGCGTGCAGATCGAGGTGCACGCCTCATCGGGGCTCCCCGCGGTGGTGATCGTCGGGCTGCCGGGGCCGGCCGTGCAGCAGGCGCGCCATCGCACCTGGAGCGCCATCAGCCGCATGGGCCTGACAGCGCCCACCGGGCGGGTGGTCATCAACCTCACGCCCGCGTCGCTCCCGAAGGCGGGGACGCACTTCGATCTCGCGATGGCCATCGCGGTGCTGCGCGCGAGCGGGGTGGTGCCCGCCGACGACGGTCGCACCGCGCTGCTCGGCGAGCTGGGGCTCGACGGGCGCCTCCGCCCGGTCGCGGGCACCCTGCCGTTCGCCCGCGCCGCCGCCGAGGCGGGCATGACGCGGCTGGTCGTGCCCTCGGCTTCGGTCGACGAGGCCTCGCTCGTGGGTGGACTGCGCGTGCAGGGCGCGCCGAGCCTCGCGCACGCTGCCGCGCTGCTGGGCGCCGAGCTGGACCCTGCACCGGTCGACCCCGTTCCGGGCGATCCCGTGCCGCAGCGACCGCACGAGACCGTGGACCTGGCCGACGTGGTGGGCAATCGCGACGCGGTGGAGGCGCTGGAGATCGCCGCGGCCGGAGCCCACCACCTCATGATGGTGGGCCCGCCCGGTGCCGGGAAGACCATGCTCGCCATGCGGCTGCCGGGCATCCTCCCGTCCCTCACGCAGCAGCAGGCGCTGGAGGTCGCCTCGCTGCGATCGCTCTGCGGGGTCGCGGTGCCGTCAGCGCTCGACCTCGTGCCGCCCTTCGAGCATCCGCATCACACCGCCACCGGGGTGGCGCTCATCGGCGGCGGCTCTGGCGTGATCAGGCCCGGCGCCGCGGCCCGCGCCTCGCACGGCGTGCTGTTCCTCGATGAGGCGCCGGAGTTCCCCAGGGCGGTGCTCGACATGCTGCGCCAGCCGCTCGAATCGGGCACGATCACCGTCGACCGCGCGGCAGGCAGCGCGACGTTCCCTGCATGCTTCCAGCTGCTGCTGGCGGCGAACCCGTGCCCGTGCGGACTGTTCGGCACCGGGGAGTGCACGTGCGCGCCGCAGCAGCGCCGGCGCTACTTCGGCAGGCTGTCCGGCCCGCTGCTCGATCGCATCGATCTGCAGGTGCGCGTCGACCGCGCGACCGTCGGCGTGGCTGACCCGGGAGCGTCCGAGCAGCGGCGCTCGACCGCCGAGGCGGCGGGGCGCGTCGGTGAGGCGCGCGCACGAGCGGCGCGGCGGCTGCAGGGCACGGCATGGACGGCGATGGGGCACGTGCCGGGTGCGTGGCTGCGCAAGCATCTGCCGCTGGATGCGCCCCTGCTCGCGCCCCTGGAGCGGGCGCTCGAGTCGGGCGTGCTCACGATGCGCGGGCTCGACCGCGCGGTCCGCGTCGCGTGGACGATGGCCGACCTGGACGGCGCGGCCGCGCCCGCGCGCGCCCACATCGGTCGAGCGCTCGCACTCAGGAAGGGGATCCCCGCATGA
- the dprA gene encoding DNA-processing protein DprA — MTPAPKPFRLELAHVRAAVAHTLPPGRQEQDDAAVIARFAAGAWTVLPEPGDGVAGLVRERLGDVRALELLVEGEGAATWALALDDPEIARLVPEALARWLPRLSAERILGAFSQGATHRQMLLTRHDEEWPDALDDLGSHAPAALWVRGDPGALRSCGRSAALVGSRASSGYGEHVTGQLATGLVGRGFAIVSGGAYGIDGTAHRSTLASGGTTIAVLAGGLDRFYPAGHDELLHRVVSTGCVVAEAPSGVPPTRWRFLARNRLIAALASATVVVEAGQRSGSINTAGHAAALGRPLGAVPGPVTSGSSTGCHRLLRDYGAVVIERAEHVVELLDGPEDEAAPLGGVTSDEVRVLDALSTRASRSVDDLAARTGMAPRDVRASLALLELGGGVVEHPSGWRRASRGATSLGA, encoded by the coding sequence ATGACGCCCGCACCCAAGCCGTTCCGCCTGGAGCTCGCGCACGTGCGAGCGGCCGTCGCGCACACGCTGCCGCCGGGGAGGCAGGAGCAGGACGATGCAGCCGTCATCGCACGCTTTGCCGCGGGCGCATGGACCGTGCTGCCCGAGCCCGGCGACGGCGTGGCCGGGCTCGTGCGCGAGCGGCTCGGCGACGTCCGCGCGCTGGAGCTGCTCGTGGAGGGCGAGGGCGCCGCGACGTGGGCGCTCGCGCTCGACGATCCGGAGATCGCACGGCTCGTCCCGGAGGCCCTCGCGCGCTGGCTGCCGCGGCTGTCCGCGGAGCGCATCCTCGGTGCCTTCTCACAGGGCGCGACCCACCGGCAGATGCTCCTCACCCGGCACGACGAGGAATGGCCGGACGCCCTCGACGACCTCGGATCGCACGCCCCGGCCGCGCTCTGGGTGCGCGGCGACCCCGGGGCGCTGCGCTCGTGCGGGCGGTCGGCGGCGCTCGTCGGCTCCCGGGCGTCCTCCGGCTACGGCGAGCACGTCACCGGCCAGCTCGCGACCGGGCTCGTCGGCCGGGGCTTCGCCATCGTGTCGGGAGGCGCGTACGGCATCGACGGCACCGCGCATCGCTCGACGCTCGCGAGCGGAGGCACGACCATCGCGGTGCTCGCGGGCGGCCTCGACCGCTTCTATCCGGCCGGCCACGACGAGCTGCTCCACCGGGTCGTGAGCACCGGGTGCGTGGTCGCGGAGGCGCCCAGCGGGGTGCCGCCGACGCGCTGGCGGTTCCTGGCGAGGAATCGCCTGATCGCGGCGCTCGCGAGCGCGACCGTCGTCGTCGAGGCCGGTCAGCGCTCCGGCTCGATCAACACAGCCGGGCATGCGGCCGCGCTCGGCCGGCCGCTCGGCGCGGTTCCCGGGCCCGTCACCTCCGGCTCGAGCACCGGCTGCCACCGGCTGCTGCGCGACTACGGCGCGGTCGTCATCGAGCGGGCCGAGCACGTGGTGGAGCTGCTCGACGGGCCCGAGGACGAGGCCGCGCCGCTCGGCGGCGTCACGAGCGACGAGGTGCGAGTGCTCGACGCGCTGAGCACCCGCGCCTCGCGGTCGGTCGACGACCTGGCGGCCCGCACCGGGATGGCACCGCGCGACGTGCGCGCATCACTGGCGCTGCTCGAGCTCGGCGGCGGCGTCGTCGAGCACCCGAGCGGCTGGCGCCGCGCGTCGCGCGGCGCGACTAGCCTGGGCGCGTGA
- a CDS encoding metallophosphoesterase: MSFGIHPAPAVVIAHLSDTHLLAGGAPLAGLVDTAAHLRATMERVRVAAADADVIVVSGDVADRGEAEAYALAREIIEPVAAELGAPIVWAAGNHDERPQLRAALGLAGEPTDPIDSIVEVGDLRIVSLDSSLPGWHHGGFDPGQAEWLAAALAEPPALGTVLTMHHPPLAYRNRLMRLLEFRDEERLAAVLGDGDVRAILSGHLHVNGSGTFCEIPVVLAGATSYADDLGGPPPAMHGIDATQSFNLIELYAAGMSHSVVPALHHPSRETLPAHVVEQVLQLDPAERMERFSRKPD, from the coding sequence GTGAGCTTCGGCATCCATCCAGCACCCGCGGTGGTGATCGCCCATCTGAGCGACACCCACCTGCTCGCGGGCGGCGCACCGCTCGCCGGGCTGGTGGACACCGCCGCGCATCTGCGCGCCACGATGGAGCGCGTCCGCGTCGCAGCTGCCGATGCGGATGTCATCGTCGTCTCCGGCGATGTCGCCGACCGGGGCGAGGCCGAGGCCTACGCGCTCGCGCGCGAGATCATCGAGCCGGTCGCGGCCGAGCTCGGCGCCCCGATCGTGTGGGCGGCGGGCAACCACGACGAGCGGCCGCAACTGCGCGCAGCCCTGGGGCTGGCAGGCGAGCCGACGGACCCGATCGACTCGATCGTCGAGGTCGGGGATCTGCGCATCGTCTCGCTCGACTCCAGCCTGCCCGGCTGGCACCACGGCGGCTTCGACCCCGGGCAGGCCGAGTGGCTGGCGGCGGCGCTCGCGGAGCCGCCCGCGCTCGGCACCGTGCTGACCATGCATCACCCGCCGCTCGCCTACCGCAACCGGCTCATGCGGCTGCTGGAGTTCCGCGACGAGGAACGACTGGCCGCGGTGCTCGGCGACGGCGATGTGCGCGCCATCCTCTCCGGCCACCTGCACGTCAACGGCTCCGGCACGTTCTGCGAGATCCCGGTGGTGCTCGCCGGAGCGACGAGCTATGCCGACGATCTGGGCGGGCCGCCGCCCGCCATGCACGGCATCGATGCCACGCAGTCGTTCAACCTCATCGAGCTCTACGCTGCCGGGATGTCGCACTCGGTCGTGCCCGCGCTGCACCACCCGTCGCGGGAGACGCTGCCGGCGCACGTGGTCGAGCAGGTGCTGCAGCTCGACCCGGCAGAGCGCATGGAGCGATTCAGCAGGAAGCCCGACTGA
- a CDS encoding tyrosine recombinase XerC gives MRLDAAIDGYLAHLERERGYSANTVRAYRGDLRSLAEHCDAASIDDADAIDIETLRDWLFASAETGMGKATIARRSAAARGLSRWIATQGGADVAGRLRTPKRDRQLPRVLSRQAMDDVLTRLAAAAAEGAPTAIRDLAVVELLYASALRVSELVGLDVDDVDLERLTVRVVGKGSKERVVPFGRPALDALLDWMRLGRAGLANPAKPHPALFLGARGGRLGQRRVHELVTSLLAELPGSGPHGPHALRHTAATHLLDGGADLRAVQEMLGHASLGTTQIYTHVSLDRLANAYRTAHPRA, from the coding sequence ATGCGTCTCGACGCCGCCATCGACGGCTATCTCGCGCACCTGGAGCGCGAGCGCGGCTACTCGGCGAACACCGTGCGCGCCTATCGGGGCGATCTGCGCAGCCTGGCCGAGCACTGCGACGCCGCGAGCATCGACGACGCGGATGCGATCGACATCGAGACCCTGCGCGATTGGCTCTTCGCCAGCGCGGAGACCGGGATGGGCAAGGCGACCATCGCGCGTCGAAGCGCCGCCGCGCGAGGACTCAGCCGGTGGATCGCCACCCAGGGGGGCGCCGATGTCGCGGGCCGCCTGCGCACCCCCAAGCGGGATCGGCAGCTGCCGCGAGTGCTCTCCCGGCAGGCGATGGACGACGTGCTGACACGTCTCGCGGCGGCGGCCGCGGAGGGAGCGCCGACGGCGATCCGCGATCTCGCCGTGGTCGAGCTGCTCTACGCCTCGGCGCTGCGCGTCAGCGAGCTCGTGGGCCTGGACGTCGACGACGTCGACCTCGAGCGGCTGACCGTGCGCGTCGTCGGCAAGGGTTCGAAGGAACGCGTGGTGCCGTTCGGCCGGCCCGCACTCGATGCGCTGCTCGATTGGATGCGCCTGGGGCGCGCTGGGCTCGCGAATCCCGCGAAGCCCCACCCCGCACTCTTCCTCGGCGCTCGCGGCGGTCGACTCGGGCAGCGGCGGGTGCACGAGCTGGTCACGTCGCTGCTCGCCGAGCTGCCGGGCTCGGGGCCGCACGGACCCCATGCGCTGCGGCACACCGCGGCGACGCACCTGCTCGACGGCGGCGCCGACCTGCGCGCCGTGCAGGAGATGCTCGGGCACGCGAGCCTCGGCACGACGCAGATCTATACGCACGTCTCCCTCGATCGGCTCGCGAACGCGTATCGGACGGCGCACCCGCGAGCGTGA
- the rpsB gene encoding 30S ribosomal protein S2 — translation MAVVTTRQLLDSGVHFGHQTRRWNPKMKRFIFTERSGIYIIDLQQSLAYIDKAYDFVKETVAHGGSVLFVGTKKQAQESIAEQATRVGQPFVNQRWLGGLLTNFNTVSKRLSRMKELEELDFDDTTQGYTKKELLLKKRELTKLQKSLGGIRNLQRTPSAIWIVDTNKEHLAVDEAKKLGIPIIAILDTNCDPDDVQFPIPGNDDAIRSVALLTKIVADAAAEGLMQRHGGGDAAAEPMAEWERELLEEQSAAPATDAPAADEAAAPAAEEPAAETAEAPAAEETKDEAAEAPAAEETLAETTEDAAASTSN, via the coding sequence ATGGCCGTCGTCACCACTCGCCAGCTGCTCGACAGCGGCGTGCACTTCGGGCACCAGACCCGACGCTGGAACCCCAAGATGAAGCGATTCATCTTCACGGAGCGCTCCGGCATCTACATCATCGACCTGCAGCAGTCGCTCGCCTACATCGACAAGGCCTACGACTTCGTCAAGGAGACCGTCGCCCACGGCGGCAGCGTGCTGTTCGTCGGCACCAAGAAGCAGGCGCAGGAGTCCATCGCCGAGCAGGCGACGCGCGTCGGCCAGCCCTTCGTCAACCAGCGTTGGCTCGGTGGTCTGCTGACCAACTTCAACACGGTCTCGAAGCGCCTGAGCCGCATGAAGGAGCTCGAGGAGCTCGACTTCGACGACACCACGCAGGGCTACACGAAGAAGGAGCTGCTGCTCAAGAAGCGCGAGCTCACGAAGCTGCAGAAGTCGCTCGGCGGCATCCGCAACCTCCAGCGCACGCCGTCGGCGATCTGGATCGTGGACACCAACAAGGAGCACCTGGCCGTCGACGAGGCGAAGAAGCTGGGCATCCCGATCATCGCGATCCTCGACACCAACTGCGACCCGGACGACGTGCAGTTCCCGATCCCGGGCAACGACGACGCGATCCGCTCGGTCGCGCTGCTGACCAAGATCGTGGCGGACGCCGCGGCTGAGGGCCTCATGCAGCGCCACGGTGGCGGCGACGCCGCTGCCGAGCCGATGGCCGAGTGGGAGCGCGAGCTGCTCGAGGAGCAGTCGGCAGCACCCGCCACGGACGCGCCGGCCGCTGACGAGGCTGCAGCACCCGCTGCCGAGGAGCCCGCCGCCGAGACGGCCGAGGCGCCTGCTGCCGAGGAGACCAAGGACGAGGCTGCCGAGGCACCCGCGGCCGAGGAGACCCTCGCAGAGACCACCGAGGACGCCGCAGCGTCCACGTCGAACTAA
- the tsf gene encoding translation elongation factor Ts — protein sequence MANISIADLKMLREQLGTGMSDTKAALEEANGDVEKATEILRLKGAKGNAKRADRSTSEGLVATAESDGAVTMIALACETDFVAKNEKFIALSERVVAAVAAAGATDLESGLAAPAESGTVRSIIEEQAATIGEKVELTKVTRLEGAEHAVYLHRTSKDLPPQVGVVVAYTGDDAETARAVAQHIAMFDPRYVTRDEVPTAEVDKERELVTEIARGEGKPEAALPKIIEGRLTGFFKQMVLLDQDYARDNKQSVAKVLEAAGLTVTGFARFKIGA from the coding sequence ATGGCCAACATCAGCATCGCCGACCTCAAGATGCTGCGCGAGCAGCTCGGCACCGGCATGAGCGACACCAAGGCCGCCCTCGAGGAGGCCAACGGCGACGTCGAGAAGGCGACCGAGATCCTGCGCCTGAAGGGCGCGAAGGGCAACGCGAAGCGTGCCGACCGCTCCACGAGCGAGGGCCTCGTCGCCACCGCCGAGAGCGACGGCGCCGTGACGATGATCGCGCTCGCGTGCGAGACGGACTTCGTCGCGAAGAACGAGAAGTTCATCGCGCTGTCGGAGCGCGTGGTCGCCGCTGTCGCGGCAGCCGGCGCGACCGACCTCGAGTCGGGCCTCGCGGCACCGGCCGAGTCCGGCACGGTGCGCTCCATCATCGAGGAGCAGGCAGCCACCATCGGCGAGAAGGTGGAGCTCACCAAGGTGACCCGCCTGGAGGGCGCCGAGCACGCCGTCTACCTGCACCGCACGTCGAAGGACCTGCCCCCGCAGGTGGGCGTCGTGGTGGCCTACACCGGTGACGACGCGGAGACCGCCCGTGCGGTCGCCCAGCACATCGCGATGTTCGACCCGCGCTACGTCACGCGCGACGAGGTCCCGACCGCAGAGGTCGACAAGGAGCGCGAGCTCGTCACCGAGATCGCGCGCGGTGAGGGCAAGCCCGAGGCTGCCCTGCCGAAGATCATCGAGGGACGCCTGACCGGCTTCTTCAAGCAGATGGTGCTCCTGGACCAGGACTACGCTCGCGACAACAAGCAGTCGGTCGCCAAGGTGCTCGAGGCCGCAGGCCTGACGGTCACGGGCTTCGCGCGCTTCAAGATCGGCGCGTAA